Proteins from a single region of Candidatus Woesearchaeota archaeon:
- a CDS encoding asparaginase, with protein MVTKIDPEKLNAAVADGELLYSRFIDEEIPDPERVVEWWGEKGKKRLLVLYTGGTLGMEPHEDEKTHEEILKPSLSLDRLLDVANMVTGCKSRYNILGYKISHIDSTEINVRVWSNMARLIADHYEDIDGVTILHGTDTMAYTSAAMAFALQRLSIPVVSTGAQMILQRDGTDVIGNLTGALKLASDRLAGSLLYFNGNVFCGTRVSKVLDEELPGFDSSNFGRIGYLGANGIKPDPRALLRGTYTPSDLKYEPGFGSGVIHIGITPFTRPAQIAAAASQGCEAIVLSSFGPGNLPRWHNPVVEYLVREAGVPVYVSSQCAGSGISETSHYGPGVGAQQAGAVPTMDMSGEATVSKLMWVKNRTNNLDEIKHHMVGTCVAGEITLPQTYGHHQR; from the coding sequence ATGGTAACAAAGATTGATCCAGAAAAATTAAACGCAGCTGTTGCTGACGGCGAACTTCTTTACAGTCGATTTATTGATGAAGAAATACCTGATCCTGAAAGAGTTGTGGAGTGGTGGGGTGAAAAAGGAAAAAAACGTCTTTTAGTTTTGTATACTGGCGGCACGTTAGGAATGGAACCTCACGAAGATGAAAAAACTCACGAAGAAATATTAAAGCCCTCTTTGAGTTTAGATAGACTTCTTGATGTTGCAAATATGGTTACTGGTTGCAAGTCTCGTTATAATATTCTTGGTTACAAAATTTCCCATATAGACAGTACTGAGATTAATGTGCGTGTGTGGAGTAATATGGCTAGACTTATCGCGGATCATTATGAGGATATTGATGGTGTTACCATTCTTCACGGAACAGATACAATGGCGTATACTTCTGCCGCGATGGCTTTTGCACTGCAACGCCTTTCTATTCCTGTTGTTTCTACAGGTGCACAAATGATACTTCAACGTGATGGGACAGATGTAATTGGGAATTTAACAGGTGCTCTTAAACTAGCATCGGATCGTCTTGCAGGTTCATTACTCTACTTTAATGGAAATGTCTTTTGTGGAACACGTGTTTCAAAAGTGCTTGATGAAGAACTACCTGGTTTTGATTCGAGTAATTTTGGTCGTATAGGTTATTTAGGGGCAAATGGAATAAAACCAGATCCACGAGCACTTTTACGTGGAACGTATACTCCTTCTGATCTAAAATATGAACCTGGATTTGGGAGTGGCGTTATTCACATAGGGATAACTCCATTTACACGTCCAGCGCAAATTGCTGCAGCTGCATCTCAAGGATGCGAAGCAATTGTATTAAGTTCGTTTGGTCCTGGCAATCTTCCACGATGGCATAACCCCGTTGTAGAATATCTTGTTCGTGAAGCGGGAGTTCCTGTGTATGTCTCTTCTCAATGTGCTGGTTCTGGTATTTCAGAAACAAGTCATTATGGGCCTGGCGTAGGAGCGCAACAAGCAGGAGCAGTTCCAACAATGGATATGTCTGGCGAGGCAACAGTTTCAAAGTTAATGTGGGTAAAAAATAGAACCAATAATCTTGATGAGATAAAACATCATATGGTTGGCACTTGTGTTGCTGGTGAAATTACCCTTCCCCAGACGTATGGGCATCATCAGAGGTAG